The Spiroplasma endosymbiont of Atherix ibis nucleotide sequence TGAATTATATTGACCCTTTTAGGATAAATCACAAAAAATTAGAACGTATATTTAAAAAATTTAATCATATTGCATATTATATTAAGAAACAAACTAAACATGAAATTAAAAAATATAAAGAAACTATTAGAAAAAATTATCTTAAAGAAGCAAAAGAAATGGGATTTGAAAACATTTGAACTAGTGACATAACTCAATTTTCAGTTAAAACAAAAAAAGTTATATTTGCACAGTTCAAGATAATTTAACTGGAGAAATAATAGGAAAATCTAAAATAATAGATAATCAAAAAACAAATTTTGTGCTTGAAGCTGTAAAAATGGCATATAAAAATAAAAAATATTTAGGTCCAATATTATTACATTCAGATAATGGAAATCAATATACTTCTGAAAAATACATAAATTTATGTAATGATTTGCAAATCATTAGAAGTTATTCAAAACCAGGAACACCTCATCATAATGGCAAGCATGAAAGTTTTCATAGTCGTTTAAAAGATGAAACTATAAGAACATGTCATATTGAAAACATCAATCAATGCTTAAAAATAGCATGAGCATGATTAGATTTTTATAATAATGATAGAATTAGAATAAATAAAAAATGATAAAAAAATAAAAAAACGTTCCCTCTATAGGGGGAACCTTAT carries:
- a CDS encoding integrase core domain-containing protein — its product is MGKSKIIDNQKTNFVLEAVKMAYKNKKYLGPILLHSDNGNQYTSEKYINLCNDLQIIRSYSKPGTPHHNGKHESFHSRLKDETIRTCHIENINQCLKIAWAWLDFYNNDRIRINKKW